TTTGCGAGCGATACAAATCGACCAGCTCAAAAGCTTCTCAATGTTGTTTCGCTGGGCCTGATACGACGCTAATTTGACGTATCTCGACAAAAACAGGCGCACTGCTAGATAGCTTTGGATCGCGCCCGTCCCATCGTTATGAGTCGCCAAAAAAGCACGGATATCGGACAGCTCGACGTCCAGCGCTTGTAGATTTAGTTTCTTGAAGCGCTCATGCGCCTCAAAAAGAGGAATCGGCAGAACAGTCATGCTTCACCTGCGAATTTCCGAAAGGGTTTGCCAGGCTGTACCTCAGCCACGGTCTTTCATGCCCAGCCGCTTTAATGAATAGGCGCGCTTCTCATCGTGGGTGTTGTAGTAGACGTCCTGTGTTGTGGCGAGGCTGCTGTGACGCATGTCTGTTTGCAGATCCTTTGCCTCCCGCAGTGGTGCATCGAAAGTGGCCGAGGTATGGCGCAGCCAGTGCGCAGAGGCCAATCGCAGGTTGTCTACGTCGATATCATCCCACTGCTCGTCAATCATCCTTGCCAGCGCGCGGTCGAATACCTGCTGCATCAGGGCTCGGACATAGCGATCGGACAGGCCCGGCCGGCCTTGAAAGGAGGCAAGGAGCGGGGTGGTTTCGCCAGGTGAGGGGAGTGGGGGCAGATTCAGGTACCCGCGGTATCGAACAAGGTAGCTGAGGTAATCATCCCGAACGCCTATTTTGGCTGATTTGTTGCCCTTGCCCACAACGTGAAGCCACCAATTTCCATGACCATCCTGGCGAAAATCCCCCATGCAGGGCTTCCAGTTTGAACGTCCGACCAAATCGGATATCCGCAAATACATAGAGAACAGGGTAGCTGTGATGAATAGCGTGCGCTCATGACGCTCTGGCTCCTCGACGGCCATCGCCTCAGCCGTCTCTAGGACATAATCCCATTGCAGTGGTGTCAGGGCTCGGTTGGTAGAGTCTGTCGCCAGGCGTTGGCGATAGGATGATTTTTGCCTGATAGCCCGAAACGGATTGAGCG
This genomic window from Pseudomonas sp. G.S.17 contains:
- a CDS encoding site-specific integrase, which gives rise to MAIQPQPLFDTYPNFLALNFNGLSAENPLVVEYLAGFHPGLNALEGYQAVRSFLKSYAGNETTFNSYRTNIERLLLWSLIVRRRPLLELQRVDAEAYMEFCLNPPSGWIGPVVRGRFMASAQTAESISSQKVNPNWRPFCTSTPKRQRKIADETGVEPPEPKFAMSQATVASTFSVCSSFFEFAIVEGMNALNPFRAIRQKSSYRQRLATDSTNRALTPLQWDYVLETAEAMAVEEPERHERTLFITATLFSMYLRISDLVGRSNWKPCMGDFRQDGHGNWWLHVVGKGNKSAKIGVRDDYLSYLVRYRGYLNLPPLPSPGETTPLLASFQGRPGLSDRYVRALMQQVFDRALARMIDEQWDDIDVDNLRLASAHWLRHTSATFDAPLREAKDLQTDMRHSSLATTQDVYYNTHDEKRAYSLKRLGMKDRG